In the genome of Suncus etruscus isolate mSunEtr1 chromosome 3, mSunEtr1.pri.cur, whole genome shotgun sequence, the window CTGCTAGGCTTCAAGGAAATGCAGCTCAACTCCAAGGCGTGAGAGACAGGGAGCCAGAGGGCTTAGAGCTACGGATTGGGGAATGGTGTACAGgcgcagcaggcagggcactcaccttgcacgtggccaacccagatttaatcacacaggatcccatatggtcccctgagcccaccaggagtgatttgtgagtgcagaaccaagagtaaaccctgagaatcgcTGAGTGTGAACACCCTCCACGCCAAAAAGTAATTATAGTCATCACTGGTCCCTCCCAGCCAAGACACACCCAGGGTCCAGGGTGACCGCTCAACCCCCAGACTGCTCTCACCCAGACTCTGTGCCCATCGAGGACAGGGACCTTTCTCGTGGCTTTCAATATCCCGAGCTTAGCCTAAATCTGGAGtctgggagagagagaggtgtcaCACTAACGCCAATCTGGATGTTGGATCTTCTGATCTGTAGTCAGACACATTATCCATTGCACCACTGGCCCCTTAAGACTGGATGTTGGAAGGCTccttgtcctgcccagagccccaggTTGCCCAATGCTGGGACATGGCGGAGACCCTTGGCTTTTGGCATAGAGGACAATGGCTACGGGTCCCACGAAACCCCCTCCAGGAGAGGGCATTTCCTGGAGAGAAGAGGGGGAGGCAGCCGTGAACAAGTGGGGAACAGGGCTGGGTGGGGACTGGCTTCTCAGCTGTCCCTCCGTGGCCACCTGGAGCTGCCAAGCATTCCTGGCCCCTGCAGCTGGCTGGGGAGCCAAGTGCCTGTGTGGCTAATCCTCGGAGACACCGTGTTCCTTCTCCAGCCCTCCCTCTCCCCTGCGTGCCCCTGACCAACTGCGGCCACCTGTTTGCTGCGGAGGCATCTCTCCCCGTTCCACCGTTCTACCGGACTGCAATGCAGGGATCGCCAGTCTCCGTGGAATGCCCAGGCTTGGGGGTGGCACCAGGCGAGGTGTGGCCAAGAATGTGGCCTGGAATGCCACAGAGGGAGCTCAAGTCGGAGTGCAGGAGGCCTGATCCCTGGAAGAAAAGGGATGGGGTAGATGGAGGAAGGGTCATTTGCAGCACCTCATTTGGAAGGGGCAACTAATTATCTGTTCTGGGGACAGAACAGCAGGTCCAGGGCTATTGGGGGGACAGACTCTAGAGCTGAGGGAGGCGACTGCGGAGGCTGCACATGTTCCCCACCAGGGAGCGCCAGAGAGCCGGCAGGGGCCCATCTGGAGGCCGGGAATGCCTGGACCGAGGGCAAATCCCAGCCTGGCAGGGCCTGGGAGCCAAGGAAGTGCCCGAGATGCTTACCAGTTCACGCCATGGGAGTCCTGCCTCCCTGAGTCGCTGGCGCTCAGATCCCCAAGGATTGCATGGACCTCAGGCCCTGGGAGTCTGGAGAGCGGACTCAGCTCTAGACTTCACCCAGGAGCACCTCACCCCGTCTACTCCCCACCGCCGGGGGACCCCAGGAAGCGGTCCCACCTCACGCTGAACCCCAACTCTCACCTTGACGCAGAGCCCCCCAAGATCCGTGTCCCCCGACACCTTCGTCAGACCTACATCCGCCGCGTGGGAGAGTCAGTCAACTTGCAAATCCCCTTCCAGGTGGGTGGCAACGGGGGTCCCCTCCAACCCAGGAATCGCCCCCTGTTTGGGGGTCTGGCGAAGTCCCCTAAGCCTCCCTTGCCCCCCTAAGTTTccatgtgcagagccagggagccAGGCTGCCCCTCAGGAAAAGCCTGACTGTCTTGTCCAGGCTCTAGGGCCCTGCAGTGGGGTCCTTGCTCCTTCTGCACCCACCCTGATTGCTCCTTCCTCCAGGGGAACCCCAAGCCTCAGGCCTCATGGACCCACAATGGCCATGCCCTGGACAGCCAGCGGGTGAGCGTACGCTCTGGGGACCAGGACTCCATCCTCTTCATCCGCTCGGCCCAGCGAGCAGACTCCGGCTGTTACGAGCTCACTGTGCGACTGGAGGGCCTGGAGGCCAAAGCCGCCATCCACATCCTGGTGATCGGTAAGGAGAGCTGCCCTGCAGGGGCCAGGGCCCCTGGGGAGtgtgaaggagggagggggcaaaAAAGCCCCGCCCTCACAGGTGACCCCCCCCttacaatgcagagaaccctgggCCCCCCAGCAGCATCAAACTACTGGACGTCTGGGGTTGCAATGCTGCCCTGGAGTGGTCACCACCCCAGGACACAGGCAACACAGAGCTTCTGGGCTACACTGTGCAGAAGGCGGACAAGAAGACAGGGGTGAGATGGGGCAGGGCAgacaggggtgaggtggggtgggaagCATTGCAGAAGAGGTGAGACAGGGcagggagaggaaggggagaggaagaagaggtgaGTTAGggcagggaagaggagggaatagtgagggaaggaaggggtaAAGTGGAAAGAGTGGGAGGCTAGGGTTGAGGTAGAAGAGCAGGGTCACACAGGAGAAAGGTGAGGTGGGACAAAGAGGGAAGGGTGAAGTGGAGCAATAGGAAGGCAGGCAGAGCAGAGCAAGTGAGGCAGGGCAGGAAGTGATCAGGATGGCTGGCAGGTGTGAGGCCCCTAGGAGCCCAGGACTGAATTCTAGACTGTTGACCACCAAGCGACTCTCTTGTGGCCTCAGCTTCTTCAAGATGTAAGGGGGTAGGGATAGGGCTGGAAGGCTCTGGGAGGCCTTTAGAGCTGTGCTTCGGGGAATGTCTTGCACACTTCTCTCAGGAGAGCGTGCTAGGAGGCAGGCATGCTCCCCACTAGATGGTTACCCAGACCTTGGCCAAGCTGGAATTACTTCTGAGGAGCTCCAGGCACATTGGCTTTGCAGTCCAAACACTGAGATAGCAAGGCTCTTGTTTCTCAGAGGCCACCCAAAGAAGCCCCTTCCCCATGGCTTATACCCAGAGCTGTCACATGAGTTTCTCAAGGCTAGGGGCATGAAAGGACCAGGGCCAGTGAGGCAGAAGGAACTCACAGCTCCCACTTGCAGCAATGGTTCACGGTGCTGGAACGTTATCACCCCACCACCTGCACCATCTCCAACCTCATCGTGGGCAACTCCTACTCCTTCCGGGTCTTCTCCGAGAACCTGTGTGGGCTCAGCGCCTCAGCCGCGGCCACCAAGGAGCTCGCCCACATCCAGAAGGCAGGTGCGTGTGGGCAACACCAAATGGCACCCTGACCCTCCTTTCCTATCTCTGCCCCTGTCCCCTAGACACATGAAAATGTATCTAGCTCCCCCACCCAGCCTTCACAGGCCCAGAAGACAAGGACACCCCAAGGTGCAGTGCAGGCATCCTGGGTTCACAGGAGGTGTTGGCAGTCTCCACACTATGAGCCACCTGaccctctggcatcccatgtgaaaTTCCAGCCTGCCCCACCCACCATTCCTGGCCCTGGCCCAGGCAGGAACATGTGGGTCCAAAGGCGCATGTGAACACCAGCTGGAACGGCCGGATTTCAGGAGGTTTTTTAAGACAGAGCTGGCAGCCAAGCCTGTGGTGTCTTGTTTTGTTCCTCACTCTGGTTTTCAGGCCCCTCTTGTCCTTCCTAGGCCTGACCTCTGCTTCCTCTGGGAGATTGTTCCCATGAGAACGTGCCTGGGGTCCTGTAACGAGGGATCAGCAGGAAGCAAATGGCACCCACCTGGTGACCCCAGCCCTGTGCAGTCTGGGggtggtccctgtgcctgcaggTCCACCTGCAGAGGGAGCCTCAGAAGACAGAGCCTCATTACACCTCACTCTCCTCTGGTGCAGATATTGTCGCCAAACCCAAAGGGTTTGTTGAGCGAGACTTCTTAGAGCCCCCCAAGTTCACACAGCCCCTGGCCGACCACACCTCCACTCCCGGCTACAGCACACAGCTCTTCTGCAGCGTCCGAGCGTCCCCCAAGGTGAGGGACCCCATGTCCTGGGCTAGCGCCGGGCCCACCCGAAAGGCTCCTCCCCATGAGGGTCCCCACCAAGCTTTTGTTCTCATTCTCAAACTAGCCCAAGATCATCTGGATGAAAAATAAGATGGATCTGCAGGGCGACCCCAAATATCGTGCAGTTTCTGAGCAGGGTGTCTGCACCCTGGAGATTCGGAAGCCCAGTCCCTTTGACTCTGGGGTCTACACCTGCAAGGCTGTCAACATGCTGGGGGAGGCATCGGTGGACTGCCGGCTGGAGGTCAAAGGTGAGGCAAAGAATCGGGCCATGAGCTTGGCCACAGAGCGATGGTGCCCAGTGGTAGACACCCTTTCTGTCCCTTGCCCCTGGGTGATCTCTGACCCTCAGCATCTCTTCCAGCCTCAGCCACACACTGAAACAGTAGGAAGACAACAGAGACAGAGTAAGGTAAGGGCTGTACTCTGTAGTGCCCTGTAGGAGATGGGGGGTTGGGACTGCACATGGGGGCCTGGAACCACACAGAGCACATGGCCTCAGTCCAGCTTTGGTGCCCAGGGCTTCCCTTTGGCCCTTGCCTCACTTTCAGCCACACCCATCTGCCCCCCTCAGGACTAAAGCTCTGGGAAAGTGACAAACCCTGCTTCCCTCTTCTGCTGACTTCCAGAAGCTCATAGGCTATTTTCATCCAGGTGCTGGGGTCCCAGGAATTTGCCTGGCACTGCAGCCTGACTCCAATGCTCCTGGTGGCAGTGAGGGTTTGTCCCTGGTCCCTAACCCCATCCAGACTGGAGTTGGAAGCCAAGCAGGCCCGGGTTCAGCTTGCTGACCACAATACCCCCACCCCCGGTGCCAAGGGGAGTGCACTGCAGCTCAGATTGTGCTCAAATAAAGGTGTATGGTGTGACCAGCAAGGGGCTCTGGAGTGTGTGGAATGGGCAGGGAGGGGCCCCTGGGGACAGTAGGTA includes:
- the MYBPH gene encoding myosin-binding protein H: MTGETTPEGPVPGQEETPAEAAMKPSLEPSGEGAASEASQEEQAPKPEEPEVPEDPAPQAPVAEAPEAPTAPKAPAASQPAPQNEDIPSAPLLLAVEDVSDSSVTVSWEPPETLGRLGIRGYVLELCQVGASEWVPVNARPMMVTQQTLRNLALGDAFFLRVSAVSSAGAGPPATLDQPIRIQATIEPPKIRVPRHLRQTYIRRVGESVNLQIPFQGNPKPQASWTHNGHALDSQRVSVRSGDQDSILFIRSAQRADSGCYELTVRLEGLEAKAAIHILVIENPGPPSSIKLLDVWGCNAALEWSPPQDTGNTELLGYTVQKADKKTGQWFTVLERYHPTTCTISNLIVGNSYSFRVFSENLCGLSASAAATKELAHIQKADIVAKPKGFVERDFLEPPKFTQPLADHTSTPGYSTQLFCSVRASPKPKIIWMKNKMDLQGDPKYRAVSEQGVCTLEIRKPSPFDSGVYTCKAVNMLGEASVDCRLEVKGLKLWESDKPCFPLLLTSRSS